In a genomic window of Variovorax paradoxus:
- a CDS encoding tannase/feruloyl esterase family alpha/beta hydrolase gives MLRAGATALGLSLILAACGGGGGGGGGFPFLPVNPPANGGDGGNPPVEPPPPAQIAKACAELAGMTLAAAQISLPTQGATVTSATPVAAGEAGNSYGDYCRVRGTIQPVDPNSQLINFALNLPEKWNQKTIHFGGGGFDGVLIDGTEQIRFGPRDKPAPLALGYATYGDDSGHQASSITDGRFAANDEQLANYGGQSLKKTRDVAQALVLARYGSKPKKAYFLGTSTGGRDALSYIQRWPLDYDGVIANEPALNYTGTRLSNVAVGRALYNNNGAGWLTKKKTLLVQDTVKQRCDKLDGAVDNIVSNVESCRQLNAQILSDLLCPGGTDTGDTCLSKAQIDTVKAIESPLEFSRYALANGVKRAGGYNLLEGTLVAGPYTTRDLGTDNQPDNPAGTNDANMYVTGDQWVKFFVTRITDFDTLTFDPLNPGAYTARVTEVSNLTDATNPDLSPFFGHGGKLIMLHGLADEVISNNSTIDYYKQMIATMGQTMVDQNVRFYTVPGMGHGTGVFIPNWDSLAALEGWVEGGLAPATAVAVDAVPATYGRTRPLCQYPSWPKYGGSGSLDAAINYSCVTEAGNPLACQNLPAAVTTYKGGNSFGEELSVRIDPATMAYTVTIDASVQRKDPAPSSGKLVSQGLCSYTSDEAGAVFTFAPGGVLQGGVKAPVGASFAPLLAFQNTFDNVLDPTEFKPVSDIFNTVGVQQGASGAKVYAGAVRLRDAGSFQYCRSAAGDAGSFMIYNASCTNTEKGYITYDATHKAFNVFTTTSTATSGGDRTGSMVIGLVNGAAVPLHLVRASTDNFGMRFYALQPNDGEALPLGTADGSYAMSSVSGLNSAATATGTDFNLAGTAATLAYNKPLRGVVESSAGTPDHFIFNSGVIGYVSGAGTSAGLQFGVRN, from the coding sequence ATGCTGCGCGCCGGTGCCACCGCGCTGGGCCTGTCGCTGATCCTGGCCGCCTGCGGTGGCGGCGGAGGAGGGGGCGGCGGCTTTCCGTTCCTGCCCGTCAACCCGCCCGCGAATGGTGGCGATGGCGGCAACCCGCCCGTGGAGCCGCCGCCGCCCGCGCAGATCGCGAAGGCCTGCGCCGAGCTCGCCGGCATGACCCTGGCTGCCGCGCAGATCAGCCTGCCCACGCAGGGCGCCACCGTGACCAGCGCCACGCCGGTGGCCGCGGGCGAGGCCGGCAACAGCTACGGCGACTACTGCCGCGTGCGCGGCACCATCCAGCCGGTGGACCCGAACTCGCAGCTGATCAACTTCGCGCTGAACCTGCCCGAGAAGTGGAACCAGAAGACCATCCACTTCGGCGGCGGCGGCTTCGACGGGGTGCTGATCGACGGCACCGAGCAGATCCGCTTCGGCCCGCGGGACAAGCCCGCGCCGCTCGCGCTGGGCTATGCCACCTACGGTGACGACTCGGGCCACCAGGCCAGCAGCATCACCGACGGCCGCTTCGCCGCCAACGACGAGCAGCTCGCCAACTACGGCGGCCAGTCGCTCAAGAAGACGCGCGACGTGGCGCAGGCGCTGGTGCTCGCGCGCTACGGCAGCAAGCCGAAGAAGGCCTACTTCCTCGGCACCTCGACCGGCGGGCGCGATGCGCTGAGCTACATCCAGCGCTGGCCGCTCGACTACGACGGCGTGATCGCCAACGAGCCCGCGCTCAACTACACGGGCACGCGGCTGTCGAACGTGGCCGTGGGCCGCGCGCTCTACAACAACAACGGCGCGGGCTGGCTGACCAAGAAGAAGACGCTGCTGGTGCAGGACACGGTGAAGCAGCGCTGCGACAAGCTCGACGGCGCTGTCGACAACATCGTGAGCAATGTCGAGAGTTGCCGCCAGCTCAACGCGCAGATCCTCTCGGACCTGCTCTGCCCCGGTGGCACCGATACCGGCGACACCTGCCTGTCGAAGGCACAGATCGACACGGTGAAGGCCATCGAATCACCGCTCGAGTTCAGCCGCTACGCCCTGGCCAACGGCGTCAAGCGCGCGGGTGGCTACAACCTGCTGGAAGGCACGCTGGTCGCGGGCCCCTACACCACGCGCGACCTGGGCACGGACAACCAGCCCGACAACCCTGCCGGCACGAACGATGCCAACATGTACGTGACGGGCGACCAGTGGGTCAAGTTCTTCGTCACGCGCATCACCGACTTCGATACCCTGACCTTCGATCCGCTCAATCCCGGTGCATACACGGCGCGCGTGACCGAGGTCTCGAACCTCACCGATGCCACCAACCCCGACCTGTCGCCGTTCTTCGGGCATGGCGGCAAGCTGATCATGCTGCACGGCCTGGCCGACGAGGTGATCAGCAACAACTCGACCATCGACTACTACAAGCAGATGATCGCCACCATGGGCCAGACCATGGTCGACCAGAACGTGCGCTTCTACACCGTGCCCGGCATGGGCCACGGCACGGGCGTGTTCATTCCCAACTGGGATTCGCTCGCGGCACTCGAAGGCTGGGTCGAGGGCGGGCTGGCCCCGGCCACCGCCGTGGCGGTCGATGCGGTGCCTGCCACCTACGGCCGCACGCGTCCTCTGTGCCAGTACCCGAGCTGGCCCAAGTACGGCGGCAGCGGCAGCCTCGATGCGGCGATCAACTACAGCTGCGTGACGGAAGCCGGCAATCCGCTGGCCTGTCAGAACCTGCCGGCAGCCGTCACCACCTACAAGGGCGGCAACAGCTTCGGCGAGGAACTCAGCGTGCGGATCGATCCGGCCACGATGGCCTACACCGTGACCATCGATGCGAGCGTGCAGCGCAAGGACCCCGCCCCCAGTAGCGGCAAGCTGGTGTCGCAGGGGCTTTGCAGCTACACCAGCGACGAGGCGGGTGCCGTGTTCACGTTCGCGCCGGGCGGTGTGCTGCAGGGGGGCGTAAAGGCACCGGTCGGCGCCAGTTTTGCGCCGCTGCTCGCGTTCCAGAACACCTTCGACAACGTGCTCGACCCCACGGAGTTCAAGCCGGTCTCGGACATCTTCAACACGGTGGGCGTGCAACAGGGCGCGAGCGGTGCGAAGGTCTATGCAGGGGCCGTGCGCCTGCGCGATGCGGGTTCCTTCCAGTACTGCCGCAGCGCGGCGGGTGACGCCGGCAGTTTCATGATCTACAACGCCTCCTGCACGAACACCGAGAAGGGCTACATCACCTACGACGCCACGCACAAGGCATTCAACGTGTTCACCACCACCAGCACCGCCACCAGCGGAGGCGATCGCACCGGCTCGATGGTGATCGGCCTGGTGAATGGCGCGGCGGTGCCGCTGCACCTGGTGCGCGCATCGACCGACAATTTCGGCATGCGCTTCTACGCGCTGCAACCGAATGATGGCGAGGCACTGCCTCTTGGCACGGCGGACGGCAGCTACGCCATGTCGAGCGTGTCGGGCCTGAACAGTGCGGCCACGGCGACCGGCACGGACTTCAATCTGGCGGGCACTGCGGCGACACTTGCCTATAACAAGCCATTGCGCGGCGTGGTCGAATCCAGCGCCGGA